The following are encoded together in the Streptomyces sp. NBC_00358 genome:
- a CDS encoding VOC family protein, whose amino-acid sequence MALAALDVVVLDCPDPRALAEFYAGVLGGTITEEADWVDLDLPGGRKLAFQAASGYVPPRWPSPDGSQQLHLDLKVEDLDVAEKGVLELGAIPLDTEDRSRSFRVYADPAGHPFCLCAC is encoded by the coding sequence ATGGCTCTCGCCGCACTCGATGTCGTCGTCCTGGACTGTCCCGACCCGCGCGCTCTCGCCGAGTTCTACGCGGGGGTGCTCGGCGGCACCATCACGGAGGAGGCCGACTGGGTCGACCTGGACCTGCCCGGCGGCCGCAAACTGGCGTTCCAGGCCGCGTCCGGGTACGTACCGCCGCGCTGGCCCTCGCCCGACGGCTCGCAGCAACTGCATCTGGACCTGAAGGTCGAGGACCTGGACGTGGCGGAGAAGGGCGTGCTGGAACTCGGCGCGATCCCGCTGGACACGGAGGACAGGTCGCGCTCGTTCCGGGTGTACGCCGACCCGGCCGGACACCCGTTCTGCCTCTGCGCCTGCTGA
- a CDS encoding dipeptidase, with protein MSSSSLPSIDRARALLDEFPVVDGHNDLPYALREQVRYDLGARDIATDQSAHLHTDLARLRAGGVGAQYWSVYVRSDLPGALTATLEQIDCVRQLIDRYPADLRAALTAADMESARAEGRIASLMGAEGGHSIDNSLAALRGLYALGVRYMTLTHNDNIAWADSATDVPVVGGLSAFGREVVREMNREGMLVDLSHVAATTMRDALDTSAAPVIFSHSSARAVCDHPRNIPDDVLERLPANGGVAMVTFVPKFVLQAAVDWTAAADDNMRANGFHHLDTTAEGMKVHRAFEEDNPRPIATVSTVADHLDHMREVAGIDHLGIGGDYDGTAFTPDGLDDVSGYPNLIAELLDRGWSSTDVAKLTWQNAVRVLGAAEDVARDLRARRAPSNATLEQLDC; from the coding sequence ATGTCCTCGTCCTCCCTGCCCTCGATCGACCGTGCCCGCGCCCTGCTCGACGAGTTCCCCGTCGTCGACGGGCACAACGACCTGCCGTACGCCCTGCGCGAGCAGGTCCGCTACGACCTCGGTGCCCGTGACATCGCCACCGACCAGAGCGCCCACCTGCACACGGACCTGGCGCGGCTGCGGGCCGGCGGCGTCGGCGCGCAGTACTGGTCGGTGTACGTCCGCTCGGACCTGCCGGGCGCGCTCACCGCGACGCTCGAACAGATCGACTGCGTACGGCAGTTGATCGACCGCTACCCGGCGGACCTGCGGGCCGCGCTGACCGCCGCCGACATGGAGTCGGCGCGCGCCGAGGGCCGTATCGCCTCCCTCATGGGCGCGGAGGGCGGTCACTCGATCGACAACTCCCTCGCCGCCCTGCGCGGGCTGTACGCGCTCGGCGTCCGCTACATGACGCTCACCCACAACGACAACATCGCGTGGGCGGACTCGGCGACCGACGTTCCCGTCGTGGGCGGCCTGTCCGCGTTCGGCCGTGAGGTCGTACGGGAGATGAACCGCGAGGGCATGCTCGTCGACCTCTCGCACGTGGCCGCCACGACCATGCGCGACGCGCTCGACACCTCCGCCGCGCCGGTGATCTTCTCCCACTCCTCGGCGCGCGCGGTGTGCGACCACCCGCGCAACATCCCGGACGACGTGCTGGAGCGGCTGCCCGCCAACGGGGGAGTGGCGATGGTGACGTTCGTGCCGAAGTTCGTCCTCCAGGCGGCGGTCGACTGGACGGCCGCGGCCGACGACAACATGCGCGCGAACGGCTTCCACCACCTCGACACCACCGCCGAGGGCATGAAGGTCCACCGTGCCTTCGAGGAGGACAACCCGCGCCCGATCGCCACGGTGTCGACGGTCGCGGACCACCTCGATCACATGCGCGAGGTCGCCGGAATCGACCACCTCGGCATCGGCGGCGACTACGACGGCACGGCGTTCACCCCGGACGGTCTTGACGACGTCTCCGGCTATCCGAACCTGATCGCCGAGCTCCTCGACCGCGGCTGGTCGTCCACCGACGTGGCCAAGCTGACCTGGCAGAACGCCGTGCGCGTGCTGGGTGCGGCGGAGGACGTGGCCCGCGACCTCCGTGCCCGCCGGGCCCCGTCGAACGCGACGCTGGAACAACTGGACTGCTGA
- a CDS encoding 5-(carboxyamino)imidazole ribonucleotide synthase, translated as MTFPVVGMVGGGQLARMTHEAGIPLGIKFKLLSDTPQESAAQVVGDVVVGDYRDLDTLRDFARGCDVITFDHEHVPTEHLRALEADGIPVRPGPDALVHAQDKGVMRAKLDEIGVPCPRHRIVTDVDDVAAFAAEGLAEGADGDGFPVILKTVRGGYDGKGVWFVRSLEEAADPFRAGVPVLAEEKVDFARELAANVVRSPHGQAVAYPVVESQQVGGVCDTVIAPAPGIAEELALEAQELALRIAKELGVVGHLAVELFETRDGRILVNELAMRPHNSGHWTQDGAITSQFANHVRAVLDLPLGDPRPRARWTVMANVLGGDYPDMYSAYLHCMARDPQLKIHMYGKDVKPGRKVGHVNTYGDDLDDVLDRARHAAGYLRGTITE; from the coding sequence GTGACGTTCCCGGTAGTCGGCATGGTCGGCGGGGGTCAGCTCGCTCGTATGACACACGAGGCGGGCATCCCGCTCGGCATCAAGTTCAAGCTTCTCAGTGACACTCCTCAGGAGTCCGCGGCGCAGGTCGTCGGTGATGTCGTCGTCGGCGACTACCGCGACCTCGACACGCTGCGTGACTTCGCGCGGGGCTGTGACGTGATCACTTTCGATCACGAGCACGTCCCGACCGAGCACCTGCGGGCCCTGGAGGCGGACGGCATCCCCGTCCGGCCGGGCCCCGACGCGCTCGTGCACGCCCAGGACAAGGGCGTGATGCGCGCGAAGCTCGACGAGATCGGTGTGCCGTGCCCACGGCACCGCATCGTGACCGACGTCGACGACGTCGCCGCGTTCGCGGCGGAGGGCCTCGCCGAAGGGGCCGACGGCGACGGCTTCCCGGTCATCCTGAAGACCGTCCGCGGCGGCTACGACGGCAAGGGCGTCTGGTTCGTGCGCTCCCTGGAGGAGGCCGCCGACCCGTTCCGCGCGGGCGTTCCCGTCCTCGCCGAGGAGAAGGTCGACTTCGCGCGCGAGCTCGCGGCGAACGTCGTCCGCTCCCCGCACGGACAGGCGGTCGCGTACCCCGTCGTCGAGTCCCAGCAGGTCGGCGGTGTCTGCGACACCGTGATCGCCCCGGCGCCCGGCATCGCCGAGGAGCTGGCCCTGGAGGCACAGGAACTGGCCCTGCGCATCGCCAAGGAACTCGGCGTCGTCGGCCACCTGGCCGTCGAGCTCTTCGAGACCCGCGACGGACGCATCCTCGTCAACGAACTGGCCATGCGCCCGCACAACTCGGGCCACTGGACCCAGGACGGCGCGATCACCTCCCAGTTCGCCAACCACGTGCGCGCGGTCCTCGACCTCCCGCTCGGCGACCCGCGTCCGCGCGCCCGGTGGACGGTCATGGCGAACGTTCTCGGCGGCGACTACCCCGACATGTACTCCGCGTACCTGCACTGCATGGCCCGCGACCCGCAACTGAAGATCCACATGTACGGCAAGGACGTGAAGCCCGGCCGTAAGGTCGGCCACGTCAACACCTATGGCGACGACCTGGACGACGTCCTCGATCGCGCCCGGCACGCAGCCGGCTACCTGAGAGGCACGATCACCGAATGA
- a CDS encoding GtrA family protein gives MGSASSGPRVGPRSAVRRRFDLLFREVAKFGAVGGAGLLVNLLVFNLVRHLTGLQVVRASVIATVVSIVFNYVGFRYFTYRDRDRGGRTKELTLFLLFSVVGLVIENGVLYVATYSFGWDSPLQSNVFKFLGIGIATLFRFWSYRTWVFRALPARETVASAESFLDEDPEPEARRQRARVN, from the coding sequence ATGGGCAGTGCTTCATCGGGGCCTCGAGTGGGGCCTCGCAGCGCGGTGCGGCGCCGGTTCGACCTGCTCTTTCGCGAGGTCGCAAAGTTCGGCGCGGTGGGCGGTGCGGGGCTGCTCGTCAACCTGCTCGTGTTCAACCTCGTACGCCACCTCACTGGCCTGCAGGTCGTGCGGGCCAGTGTCATCGCCACGGTCGTGTCGATCGTCTTCAACTACGTCGGGTTCCGGTACTTCACCTACCGGGACCGCGACAGGGGTGGCCGCACCAAGGAGCTGACGCTCTTCCTGCTGTTCAGCGTGGTGGGCCTGGTCATCGAGAACGGCGTGCTGTACGTGGCGACGTACAGCTTCGGCTGGGACAGCCCGCTGCAGAGCAACGTCTTCAAGTTCCTCGGCATCGGCATCGCGACGCTGTTCCGCTTCTGGTCCTACCGCACCTGGGTGTTCCGGGCGCTCCCGGCCCGGGAGACGGTGGCCAGCGCCGAATCGTTCCTGGACGAGGACCCCGAGCCCGAGGCGCGACGGCAACGGGCCCGCGTGAACTGA
- a CDS encoding response regulator transcription factor: MTRVLLAEDDASISEPLARALRREGYEVEVREDGPTALDAGMQGGVDLVVLDLGLPGMDGLEVARRLRAEGHTVPILILTARADEVDTVVGLDAGADDYVTKPFRLAELLARVRALLRRGAAEPQQPPATHGVRIDVESHRAWMGDEELQLTAKEFDLLRVLVRDAGRVVTRDQLMREVWDTTWWSSTKTLDMHISWLRKKLGDDAANPRYIATVRGVGFRFEKS; this comes from the coding sequence ATGACCCGTGTACTGCTCGCCGAGGACGACGCGTCCATCTCGGAGCCGCTGGCCCGTGCCCTGCGCCGGGAGGGTTACGAGGTCGAAGTGCGCGAGGACGGACCCACCGCGCTCGACGCCGGAATGCAGGGCGGCGTCGACCTGGTCGTCCTGGACCTCGGACTGCCCGGTATGGACGGCCTGGAAGTCGCGCGCCGGCTCCGCGCCGAGGGCCACACCGTGCCCATCCTCATCCTGACCGCGCGCGCCGACGAGGTGGACACCGTCGTCGGTCTCGACGCGGGCGCGGACGACTACGTCACCAAGCCTTTCCGGCTCGCGGAACTCCTCGCCCGGGTACGGGCGCTGCTCCGGCGCGGCGCGGCCGAGCCCCAGCAGCCCCCCGCCACGCACGGTGTGCGCATCGACGTCGAGTCGCACCGCGCCTGGATGGGCGACGAGGAACTCCAGCTCACGGCCAAGGAGTTCGACCTCCTGCGGGTCCTGGTCCGGGACGCCGGCCGGGTGGTCACCCGCGACCAGCTCATGCGCGAGGTCTGGGACACCACCTGGTGGTCCTCCACCAAGACCCTCGACATGCACATCTCCTGGCTGCGCAAGAAGCTCGGCGACGACGCGGCCAACCCCCGCTACATCGCGACGGTACGAGGCGTCGGCTTCCGCTTCGAGAAGAGCTGA
- a CDS encoding ATP-binding protein, which translates to MRRRLIQSTLAVVLVVIAVFGVSLVIVETRTIGNSAQERVDSEALRLASIVDSRVLGDENITDETFRNQVTDRRYAVIRIPGRDPIEVGTEPTGNVIQYTAKGESGETVTVQEPRSAVTKEVGRTLLVIGAVALLAIIAAVLLAVRQANRLASPLTDLAETAERLGSGDPRPRHKRYGVPELDRVADVLDGSAERIARMLTAERRLAADASHQLRTPLTALSMRLEEITLTDDPDTVKEEATIALTQVERLTDVVERLLTNARDPRTGSAVSFDLDEVIKQQLEEWRPAYRSAGRAIVSSGKRHLQAVGTPGAVAQVLAALIENSLMHGGGTVALRTRVTGNQAVIEVTDEGPGVPTDLGARIFERTISGRNSTGIGLAVARDLAEADGGRLEMLQAQPPVFGLFLSRTPLKRSPRLPEDDEERTVR; encoded by the coding sequence GTGCGTCGCCGTCTGATCCAGTCCACCCTCGCCGTCGTGCTCGTGGTGATCGCCGTCTTCGGTGTCTCCCTCGTCATCGTCGAGACCCGCACGATCGGCAACAGCGCCCAGGAGCGCGTGGACTCCGAGGCGCTGCGCCTGGCCAGCATCGTGGACAGCCGCGTCCTCGGCGACGAGAACATCACCGACGAGACGTTCAGGAACCAGGTCACCGACCGGCGCTACGCCGTGATCAGGATTCCGGGCCGCGACCCCATCGAGGTCGGCACCGAGCCCACCGGCAACGTCATCCAGTACACCGCCAAGGGCGAGTCGGGCGAGACGGTCACCGTCCAGGAGCCCCGCTCCGCCGTGACCAAGGAAGTCGGCCGTACGCTCCTGGTCATCGGCGCCGTCGCGCTGCTGGCGATCATCGCCGCCGTCCTGCTCGCCGTACGCCAGGCGAACCGCCTCGCCTCCCCGCTCACCGACCTCGCCGAGACGGCGGAACGGCTGGGCTCCGGCGACCCGCGCCCGCGCCACAAGCGGTACGGCGTCCCCGAGCTGGACCGGGTCGCCGACGTCCTGGACGGCAGCGCCGAGCGCATCGCGCGGATGCTGACCGCCGAGCGCCGCCTCGCCGCGGATGCCTCACACCAGTTGCGGACGCCCCTGACGGCGCTCTCCATGCGCCTGGAGGAGATCACCCTCACCGACGACCCCGACACGGTGAAGGAGGAGGCCACGATCGCGCTGACACAGGTGGAACGCCTCACGGACGTGGTCGAGCGGCTGCTCACCAACGCCCGCGACCCGCGTACCGGCTCCGCCGTCTCCTTCGACCTCGACGAGGTCATCAAGCAGCAGCTGGAGGAATGGCGCCCGGCCTACCGCAGCGCGGGCCGGGCGATCGTCAGCTCGGGGAAGCGCCATCTGCAGGCGGTGGGCACCCCGGGCGCGGTCGCCCAGGTGCTCGCGGCGCTGATCGAGAACTCCCTCATGCACGGTGGCGGCACGGTCGCGCTGCGCACCCGCGTCACCGGCAACCAGGCCGTCATCGAGGTCACCGACGAGGGTCCCGGCGTTCCCACCGACCTGGGCGCCCGCATCTTCGAGCGCACCATCAGCGGCCGCAACTCCACCGGCATCGGCCTGGCCGTCGCCCGCGACCTCGCGGAGGCCGACGGCGGCCGCCTGGAGATGCTGCAGGCCCAGCCCCCGGTCTTCGGCCTGTTCCTGTCCCGTACCCCGCTGAAGCGCTCGCCCCGGCTCCCGGAGGACGACGAGGAGCGGACGGTCAGGTAG
- the purE gene encoding 5-(carboxyamino)imidazole ribonucleotide mutase gives MSPVVGIVMGSDSDWPVMEAAAQALDEFEIPYEVDVVSAHRMPHEMIAYGEQAAERGLKAIIAGAGGAAHLPGMLASVTPLPVIGVPVPLKYLDGMDSLLSIVQMPAGVPVATVSVGGARNAGLLAARILATHDEELLGRMREFQQELNDQATEKGKRLRAKVEGAAGGFGFGK, from the coding sequence ATGAGCCCCGTTGTAGGCATCGTCATGGGTTCGGACTCCGACTGGCCGGTCATGGAGGCCGCGGCCCAGGCGCTGGACGAGTTCGAGATCCCCTACGAGGTGGATGTCGTCTCCGCGCACCGCATGCCGCACGAGATGATCGCGTACGGCGAGCAGGCCGCGGAGCGCGGGCTCAAGGCGATCATCGCGGGCGCCGGCGGCGCCGCCCACCTGCCGGGGATGCTGGCGTCCGTCACCCCGCTGCCCGTCATCGGCGTACCCGTCCCGCTCAAGTACCTCGACGGCATGGACTCGCTGCTCTCCATCGTGCAGATGCCGGCCGGGGTCCCCGTCGCGACCGTCTCCGTCGGCGGCGCCCGCAACGCCGGTCTGCTGGCCGCCCGGATCCTCGCCACCCACGACGAGGAACTCCTCGGCCGGATGCGGGAGTTCCAGCAGGAGCTGAACGACCAGGCCACCGAGAAGGGCAAGCGGCTGCGCGCCAAGGTCGAGGGTGCCGCCGGCGGCTTCGGCTTCGGGAAGTGA
- a CDS encoding CGNR zinc finger domain-containing protein yields MNDRAPAPGGLALVQALVNTLDIESGADSLDTPEGLARLGLTAGEAEGARELRESLRAVCLAHAGHPAHRRVTPLGELLARAPLRVTVDEDGGSAHLVPATEVPAPASSAASRGSSAASADSAAAADSPAPLAFRVAAAIAEALVAGTWPRLKACEAPTCHWVYYDRSPAGRGRWCSMSVCGARAKMRRYRAK; encoded by the coding sequence ATGAATGACCGAGCGCCCGCACCCGGCGGTCTGGCCCTGGTCCAGGCCCTGGTGAACACCCTGGACATCGAGTCGGGCGCCGACTCCCTGGACACGCCCGAGGGGCTGGCGCGCCTCGGCCTGACGGCGGGCGAGGCGGAGGGCGCGCGCGAGCTGCGCGAGTCGCTGCGGGCGGTGTGCCTCGCGCACGCGGGCCATCCGGCACACCGGAGGGTGACTCCGCTCGGAGAACTCCTCGCCCGTGCGCCCCTGCGGGTGACGGTCGACGAGGACGGCGGCTCCGCGCACCTGGTCCCCGCCACCGAGGTGCCCGCTCCGGCCTCCTCCGCGGCTTCTCGGGGCTCCTCCGCGGCGTCTGCGGACTCCGCGGCCGCCGCGGACTCTCCCGCCCCCCTGGCCTTCCGCGTCGCCGCGGCCATCGCCGAGGCACTGGTGGCGGGCACCTGGCCACGGCTGAAGGCCTGCGAGGCCCCGACCTGCCATTGGGTGTACTACGACCGCTCACCGGCCGGCCGCGGCCGCTGGTGCTCGATGTCGGTGTGCGGAGCGCGCGCCAAGATGCGCCGCTACCGCGCCAAGTGA